One Deltaproteobacteria bacterium DNA segment encodes these proteins:
- a CDS encoding cupin domain-containing protein, with the protein MGDNVGAPNFTTRHFEVAPGGHTPFHAHSWEHEVFVLSGKGKVRRKGGETEVGPGSYVFVPPDEEHAFVNAGAETFSFLCAIPAAKVCLR; encoded by the coding sequence ATGGGCGACAACGTCGGCGCCCCGAACTTCACGACGCGCCACTTCGAGGTGGCGCCGGGAGGGCACACCCCGTTCCACGCCCACTCCTGGGAGCACGAGGTGTTCGTTCTCTCCGGGAAAGGGAAGGTGAGGCGGAAGGGCGGGGAGACGGAAGTCGGCCCGGGTAGCTACGTATTCGTGCCGCCCGACGAGGAGCACGCCTTCGTCAACGCGGGGGCCGAGACGTTCTCGTTCCTGTGCGCCATCCCGGCCGCGAAAGTGTGCCTGCGGTAG